The nucleotide sequence ACGGCTGGTGGGCGGCGACAAGTCCGAGGTGGAATCGCAGTCCGTGGAACGGCTTTCAGAACTGATGGATGAACTGTCGGGTCGCCGCGCCCTCTCCGACATCGCCATACTCGTACGCAGCCGCAAGCACGCCGATCCGGTCTGCGACATGCTTTTGCAAAAGAACATCCCGTTCATCACGGAATCCAGCCTGAGGTTGGACCGGCACCCGGTGATCCGGGAACTGGCCGCGCTTCTGGAGTATCTGGACGCTCCGCGCAACGATGCGGCGTTCGCCTCCTTCGTCACCGGGACATGGCTCTTCCTGCCAGAGTCCGGGCTCGACGCCGGGGACGTGTTCCGCCTCATGGCGGAGCGCGGCAAAGGCCCGCTCGCAGCACGATTCCGCAAGGAATTTCCGGACGCATGGGCCAACTGCGTGGCCCCGTTTCTCAATCGCGCCGGACTCATGACGCCCTACGACCTGACACAGGAGGCGGTGAGCGCGTTCCGGGTGCTGGAACGCCATCCCGATGCCGAGCTTTACGTTCGTCGTTTTCTTGAGGTCATTCATCTGGCCGAGGAACGCGGCTTCGGTTCGCTCACGGAATTTCTGGACTACTGGCGCGAAAACTCGGAGGAGGAAAAGGTTCCGCTTCCGGGCAACATCGAGGCGGTGCGCGTCATGACCATGCACAAATCCAAAGGACTGGAATTTCCTGTGGTCATCGTCCCCTTCCACGACTGGGACGCGGCCCCGCGCGGCGAGTTCACCGTGGTTTCCGAGGGCGGGATGCACCTTCTGACGCCGCTGCGCAAAGGCCTGGGCCGCCCCTACTGGCGGCAGACCGCCAAGAACTGCCGTGAGCAGCTCAATCTGCTCTATGTGGCATGGACCCGAGCCGCCGAGGAACTCTACGGCCTCTGGGTGGAGACCCCGCCCAAGGGCGGTCCGTATCCCGCTCTGGAGGTGGTGCGTCATGCCTTCGGCGACGGCGAGGCGGTCGTGGAACGCGGCGAACGTCCCGTACCGGAAACCGTCGGCGAGAAAGAGCCGGAAACACCGGGACAGGACATCGGCCCGAGAAACGAGCCACCCGAGATCGGTGCATGGCTGCCGAGGATGCGTGTCCACCGCCATACCCGCGACGAGTTCTTCTACAACGAGCGAACCCGCGGCGATCTGGCGCATCTGGCCTTCGAGCACTTGCGCATGACCGGGAATTCGGATGCTGACGCTGAGCGGGCAGTGCTTCTGGCCCTGCGCGGATTCCCCGCCATCGGGGGCGAACTGCGAGACCGCGCTCATGCGGAAGTCAAAGCCATGCTGCTGTGGGCCATGGAGACACCGGAACTGGCACAGCTGCTTCGCGAGGGTGAATGCGAGGTGGAAATCCTCGGAGATGATGGCGAATTCAAACGGCTCGACCTGCTGCACCAGACAGAAAACATGCTGACCGTACTCGACTTCAAGACCGGCCCGGAGCCGGACATCAAACATGAAAAGCAGGTGCGCGATTATCTCAGACTCTTCGACGCCATGCCGGAGGCCCCGCAGAATCGCCGGGGGCTGCTGGCCTATCTGGACCGCCGGGAACTGCGCGAAGTGAGGGAGCGGTAAATGGAACCCATACGCATCATCCCATGGACAGACCGTTTCGTCGAAGGCCTCGGCGCGGAACTGGCGACTCGGCCCGATCTGCACAGGCACACCGTGGTCTTCACCCACGATCGTCCACGTCGTTATCTGCGTGAATATTTCAAGCAGTGCCCTGACCTGCCGCGCCCCTGCCGAATGCCCGAAATCTCGCACATGGGATGCTTCGTACAGGGGATTCGCGACGAACTTTCCGGCCCCATGCGGCAGGCAAACCGGCTGGACCGCATCGAGTTGCTCTACCGCACCGTACACGACCTGCGACGCGAAGGGCGCGGGTTGCTCGGACAGCTGCCCGAGTTGGAGCGCGAACAGTTTTTGCCCTGGGGGGCGCGGCTTGCGGACCTCATGGAAGACCTGTTCCGTCAGGACGCCGACCCTGTGGACATCCGTCTGGCTGGTGGCGAAGTGGCCGACTACGCATCCGCCCTGCTTGAACAGCTGTCCGCCGTTCATGAAAGCTATCTTGACAAACTCGACCGGCTTGGCTGGACCACACCAGGATTGGACCTTCGCTTCGCCGCCGCCAATACCGACGCCGCGGCCGAACTGTTCCGGGACCGACGCATCGTGGCTGCCGGATTTTACGCCCTGTCGCGTTCCGAGGACATGCTGATGAAGTCCCTCTGGCAGCGCGGACTGCTTGAGGTCTGGTGGCATTCCGATCCCGAACTGGCCGAACATCGCAAGGGGCACTGGGCGGTCTTCGAGCATCGCGACTGGCAACGCCTCTGGCGCGCCCCGGTGGAAGTGTACGGCAACGCAACCGAACGAACCCCGGACCTGCGTTTCGTGGAAGGATTCGACCGCCACTCGCAGCTCAAGGCGCTCGGCGAAGAATTGCGGGCACACCCGGAACACGACGACACCGCCGTGGTGCTGCCCGATCCCGGCGCCCTCATGCCCGTACTGCATCATCTGCCCGAGGAGGACGTAAACATCTCCATGGGCTACCCGCTGGACCGCACGCCGTTGGCCCGGCTGCTGGACATCCTCATACGCCTTCAGGAAAACCGGGACGAAAACGGACTGTACCTCTGGAAGGATTGCGTGGCCCTGTTGCGACACCCCTTCATCCGGATGCTCGGCGGCGACGAATATCGCCGCACCCTGCACCTGCACGAGGGAGAATTGCGCTTGGGCCCGGCCCGCGTGGATCCCCGCCATTGGGAGCCGCCGTTCGGGGAAGCACCGTTGGACGACGTGCTTCCGCACGCAGTGGAGCCGGTGCGCCGGGAAATGCTCGGCACCTGCCTCTCCGGCTTCGCAACCGTGGAGACACTCGCCGCCCTCGCGGACGCACTGGAAGGCCTCGGCCGCCTGCTGCACGAACAAGGCAAGGACGTACTGAACGCCCACCTCATCGACGCGGAATGCCTGTACCGCCTGTTGCAGGGAACCGCCCCCGCGCTGCGTGACACGCTGGCCTCGCACGAGCCGTTCAAGCAGCCCGTGCTGTTCGCCATGCTGCGGCAGGAGCTTTCGGCAGAGCGTGTCTCCTTCGAACCGGAACCGCTGTCCGGAATGCAGGTGCTCGGCGTGCTGGAAACGCGCCTGCTGCATTTTCGCAAGCTCATCCTGTTGGACGCGGTGGAGGAACGCATCCCCGGCACCAACCCGCACGACCCGCTGCTTCCCGACACCCTGCGGCTTGAACTGGGACTCCCCGGGGTACGCCGCCGGGACTATGTGGCCGCCTACAACTTTCATCGGCTCATCAAGGGCGCGGACGAGGCGGTCATCCTGTACCAATCCGGAGAGAATCCGGGGCTGCTCGACTCCAAGAGCATCCGGAGCCGCTTCGTGGAACAACTGCTCTGGGAGGAGGAGAAAAAACTCGGACACGTTGTGGAGGTCGGCAAGTCCGACCTGCTCAGGCCCGTGACCATGCGCTCCAGCGCCGTACCGACGGACGTGCCCGGAATACCCGTCACCGAGGAAATCCGCGCCGAACTGCTGAAACGATTGGAGAAGAAACCCCTCTCACCGTCCCGGCTGGACACCTACCTGCGTTGCCCGAAGCTGTTCTTCTTCGAATACATGGCGGGCATCCGCGAGGACAGCCGTCCCGAGGACGAACTCTCCAGCCACGTGGGCAACGCGATCCATGACACGCTGGAATCATTCCTGACACCACACCTCGGCCGTTCCGTGGATGTAAGCGGGCTCGGTGCGGACATTCTGACCAGCACGTTCGAGGAACAACTCGCCGAAAACTCGGTTTTCCGACATCTCCCCTTCGATGTCTTTGAAACGATTCGTCGCACCGGGCGCGAACGGCTGCTTTCCTTCCTGCACAGTCAAGGGACCGCCACACCGCTGGCACTTGAAAAGGGCTATGAGGGGAGCATCGAATTCGACGGCAGGAGCATTCCCTTTTTCGGCAAGCTCGACCGCGTTGACCGCAGGCAGGGCGGCATCGTCATCCTCGACTACAAGACCGGGACCATCAAGAAGCCCGCCGCCAAATTCTGGGAGGGCGAGCTCTGGGACCGCATGGCAAGCCACGATCCCGACGCCCCGGACCCATTGCTGCTGCCCGACCTGTACAAGTCACTCGGCAGTGTCCAGCTCCCGGCATATCTGCACATCTACAAGAATGACACGGGCGAGACGCCTTGGGATGCCGCGCTGGTGGAACTCAAGGACAAGGGCGAGGAAAAACCGTTGTTTCCCAAAAAATGGGAAGAGGCCGACCGCGCCGAAATCATCGACGACATGATTCCCCGCCTGCTCGGGTTCGCCCTCAGGCACATGACCGCGGCGCAAAGTTTCGAGGCGGTCACCGGACGCCACTGCGACTGGTGCGCCTTCCGCCGTTCCTGCGGCAGCTAGCCCCATAGGATTCGCCACCATGAAAAAACACGACGTCATCATCTGCGGTGCCGGAATCATCGGCCTGTGCATAGCGCGGGAACTGGTCGCTCGCGGATACCGGGACATTCTGGTCATGGACAAGGAATCCCATCCCGGAATGCACGCCTCCGGGCGAAACTCCGGAGTGTTGCACGCGGGCATCTACTATGATCCCGGTACGCTCAAGGCGCGCATGTGCCTTGAAGGCAACCGACTGATGCGCGAATATTGTCGCGAGAACTCCCTGCCGCTTTTCGAGTCCGGCAAGGTCATCGTGGCCCGCAACAGCTCGGAAGTCCACACGCTGTTCGAACTGGAACGGCGCGCCACGGCCAACGGCGGCAACGTGGAGATCATCGACGAACGACAACTCGAAGAATTGGAGCCTAACGCCCGCACCGCGGGGAAAGCCCTGCACTCCCCCCTCACCGCCGTGGTGGACCCGAAAAGCATCCTCAAGAGCCTCGTGCGCGACCTTGAACGTTCCGGCAAAGTCCGGTTCCAGTGGGGAAGCCGTTTCGTGAAAGCCGGACGCAATTTCATCACCACCGACACTGATGATCTGGCGTACGGCCTGTTCATCAACGCCGCCGGGGCCTACTCAGACAAGGTGGCCCACTCCTTCGGCGCGGGCATGGACTACCGGCTGATACCGTTCAAGGGCATCTACAAGACCCTTCGTCGCCCTGCCGCCGACCAGATACGGGGCAGTATCTACCCCGTGCCGAACATCAATAATCCGTTTCTGGGAGTGCATTTCACCCGCAACGTCCATGGCGAAGTCTACCTCGGCCCCACCGCCATTCCCGCATTCGGCCGCGAGAACTACGGCCTGCTGCGCGGCATCGACGCCGAAGCCCCGGCCATTCTGTGGCGCGACGCGCTCATGTTCCTCAACAACCGCAAATTTCGCAGCGTTGCACTGGAAGAACCCCGTAAGTATTTGTCATCCTGCTTCTTCAGCGATGCCTGCGACTTGGTAAAGGAGCTTAGGCCTGAGGACGTGAAAGACAGCCCCAAGGCGGGCATCCGTCCCCAGCTCGTGAACCTGCGAACGCATGAACTCGTTATGGATTTCATGGTGGAAAAAGTGGGCAATTCCGTGCATGTGCTCAATTCGATTTCTCCGGCCTTCACCAGTGCAATGAGCTTTTCCCGAATGGTAACAGTGGAATACATCGACAAGTAAAACAAATGTTTGAACCGTTTTTTCCTTTCCTCTCTCCTTGACTTGCCGCTTGGCGGGTGTATGCTTCGCGCAACTCTCTTACAGCGAGGTTGACATAATGAAACTCCCTACTTTGAAGTTTGGAGATCTCGCCGCCAAAATGCCCATCATTCAGGGTGGCATGGGTGTCGGCATCTCCCTTTCAGGTCTTGCGTCCGCAGTAGCCAATCAGGGCGGTGTGGGCGTCATCGCAACATCAATGATCGGCATGCGTGACCCGCAGCGAGCCAAGGATCCGCACGCCGCGGATATTCGCGCACTCACCGAGGAAATCCGCACGGCCCGTGAAAAAATGAACGACGGACTGCTCGGCGTGAACATCATGTGCGCGCTGACCAACTTCGCGGACATGGTCTCCACCTCCATCAAGGAGAACGTGGATATCGTCTTTTCCGGCGCCGGGCTCCCGCTCGACCTGCCGAAATACGCCCGCGAGGCATCGGATAATCTGAAGCAGGAAGTGCGCACCAAGCTGGTGCCCATCGTGTCCTCCGGACGCGCCGCCAAGATTATCTCCAAGAAGTGGCTGTCCAAGTACGGCTACCTTCCCGACGGCTTCGTGGTGGAAGGCCCCAAGGCGGGCGGCCACCTCGGCTTCAAGCCCGAGGAAATCGACAATCCGGACTACCAGCTCGAAAAGATCGTCTCCGACGTTGTCGAGACCGTGAAGCCTTTCGAGGACCAGCACGGTCGCGCCATCCCCGTCATCGCGGCGGGCGGCGTGTACAGCGGCGAAGACATCGGAAAATATCTGGCTCTGGGCGCTTCCGGCGTGCAGATGGGAACCCGCTTCGTGGCCACCGAGGAATGCGACGCGGACATCGAGTTCAAGCAGGCGTACGTCAACGCGAAGCAGGAGGACGTGGGCATCATCAAAAGCCCGGTCGGCCTGCCCGGACGCGCCATCATGAACAACTTCCTCAACTCGGTTTCCGACGGCCTGAGAAAGCCCAAGAAGTGCGTGCACAAGTGCCTGCACTCCTGCGCCGAGGAAAACTCGCCCTACTGCATCGCGCAGGCTCTGGTGAACGCATACAAGGGCAAGCTGAAACACGGCTTCGCCTTTGCGGGCGCCAACGCCTACCTCGTGGACAAGATCGTCACCGTCCAGGAGCTGATGACTTCCCTTTCCGAAGAGTTCGACAGACGCTGGAGCAGCGTCGAAGAGTTCGGAAGGGATCTGGCTAAAAAGAAATAGCCGCTTCCAAACGACACAAAAAAAGGCAGGGCCGTTCGGCCCTGCCTTTTTTGTTTGCTGTGTCATCCGCTCTATCAGACGAAGTTTCTGGCTACCTGATAGACAATCACCGCCAGCCCGTAGGCCAGTGTTGTGGAGCCGATCACGCTGAACATCGCCCAGCTCCAGCTCGACTCCCGGGCCATGGTCACCACGGTAACGAAGCACGGTGCGTAGAGGAGCACGAAGATGATCATGGCCAGCCCCGCGGCCTTGCTGAAGCCGGGGTCCGTGGACAGACGCTCGGCCAGCGGGCGCGCTTCTTCGGGGTCCACTTCGCCGAGGGAGTAGGCGGTGCCCATGGTGGACACGATGACTTCCTTAGCCGCGAATCCGCCCACCAGAGCGATGTTCACGCGCCAGTTGAAACCAGCCCACTTGGTCACGCCTTCGAGCGCGGTGCCGATCTGTCCGGCGAAGGTGCCGCGAAGGGCTTCTTCGGCCTGCTCGTTTTCGAGCGTTTCGATACGGCTTTCCAGTTCGGCGACCTGATTCTGCGCACCGGAGGCCTCGACGGTTTCAATCTTCTGCGCGATTTCGGCGCGCTGTGCTTCATAGGCTTCCACGCGATCCTGCGGCATCTGGGGGAAGGTCATAAGCGCCCAGAGCAGGATGGAGATGCCGAGGATGACGGTACCGGCCTTGCGGGCGTATTCCCAGGTGCGCTCCCAGGTGTGGATCAGCACGCCGCGCAGTGTGGGGATGCGGTACGGCGGCAGCTCCATGACGAACGGGGTGGACTCGCCCTTGATGACCGTCCAGCGCAGGATGCGCGCCACGATCAGGGCCATGGCCCACGCGGTGAGGGTGATAGTCAGCATGACGCCCGCGCCCTCTTTGGGGAAGAATGCGGCCGCAAGCATCAGGAAGACGGGCACTTTCGCGCCGCAGGTCATGTACGGGGCCACGAACAGAGTCGCCAGCTTCTCGCGCGGGCTTCTGAGCGCACGGGCGGACATGACGCCCGGCACCGCGCAACCGCCTGCTATGCCGCCGGAGACGATGAACGGCAGCACGGAGGTGCCGTGCAGGCCAAAGGTGCGGAACACGCGGTCGAGCATGTAGGCCATGCGCGCCACGTAGCCGGAGTCCTCCAGCGCGGAGATCATGAGGAACATGAACATGATCAGCGGGACGAAGCCGAGCACGCCGCCGACGCCGTCGATGATGCCGGACACGATCAGCGATTTCAGCAGCCCCTCGGGCATGATGCCGGAAACCGTATCACCCAGCCATCCGAAGAATGTTTCGAGCCAGCCCATGGGTATTTCGCCCACGGTGAAGGTCACCTTGTAGATCATGTAGATGACGCCCAGCATGATGATCGGGCCGAGGAACTTGTGAGTCAGGAAACGGTCGATGTTGTCGGACATGCTGATGCGGTCCTCGTCCAGAACCGGGTAGCGTACGACGTGTTTGACGATGCCGGCGATGAATCCGTAGCGGTAGTCCGCGATGATGGCGTCGGGCTCGGCATTGAGGGTCTTCTTGGTGTGTTCGGCGACCTTGGCGGCCATCTTTTCCAGACGCTGGGAAAGTTCGGAGTCGGCCATACGACCCTTGAGCACCACGTCCTCGTCGTGTTCAAGGTATTTGATGCCGGTCCAACGCGCGGGAACCAGATCGGTGAGCAGACCGGCCTCGGCGATCATGGATTCCATTTCCTCCAGCACGGGATCAAGGTCCGGGCCGTAGGAGATGCGAAGCGACTCCCAGTCGCCCTGATTCTCGTTGGCGTGACGCGCGGCTGCGGCAAGCAGGTCGCCTTTGCCTTCACCGGTGCGGCCCACGGTTTCCACCACAGGGCAGCCGGTCAGTTCGGAGAGCCGCTCGGTGTCGATCTCCTTGCCGCTTCTTCTGACCTCGTCCATCATGTTCAGGGCCAGCACCAACGGCACGCCCATTTCCTTTATCTGAACGGCGAGGTACAGGTTGCGCTCCAGCGCCCCAGCGTTGAGCACGTCCACCACCACTTCCGGCCGCTCTTCGGCCAGAAAGTTGCGGGCCACGAGCTCTTCCTGCGTGTATGCGGTAAGCGAGTAGGTTCCCGGCAGGTCCACGAGTTCGACATCGGTCCCCTGATGTTTCACGATGCCGGTTTTCTTTTCCACGGTGACGCCCGGCCAGTTGCCCACGTGATGCCGGGCTCCGGTGATGGCGTTGAACAGGGTCGTTTTTCCGCAGTTCGGGTTGCCTGCGATGGCTGCAGTTATCTTCTGCATGCTAGTCCTCCAGCGGCTCGACGGTGATGTGGTCCGCTTCGCTGTTTCGAAGAGTGAGGGTGAAGTCCTTGAGTCTCAGTGCCACGGGGTCCTTGAGCGGCGCCTTTCCTATGACCTTTACCTCGGTGCCGGGAATGAGGCCCATGTCACGGATTCTTCGCCCGAGCTCGCCTTGTGCGGAAACGGTCACGATCTTGAGCTTCTGGTTGACGCCTGCCTCTCGCAGACAAAATGCCTTGCCCATCTGGATCACTCCTCTCGATTCAAATGAAAATCGTTTTCAACGGTTTGACAAAAAAAAATTAATCCCCGCCGCAGTCCTGCTTCTGCTGGGGCGTGCAGCTTGAGCCGCAGCCGGAGCATCCGCAGGATCCGGAAGAGGTAGCGCTCTTGACGAAGCGCCTGATGACGAAGAACGCCGCTGCCGCAACGATCACGCCGACGATGATAATATCTGTCATATTTCCCCCAGTGGTTTTGGACGCATCCGCCGCGTCCGTCAACTAGCTTGTAGTGACGTTGAAAATCATTGTCAATGACTTTGGCGGAGAAAGTTCGGATTCTTGTTGCGAGGGGTGGAGTACGGGCATCCTGCTGAAAGTATCTTGTGATCTGGGGAAATCCCCCTGCCTGAAAATCCGTCAACTTGTGCGGTACAGGATGATTCTATATAGTCCACGCCGAAACCGAACCAAGGAGCGCTCCGTGGGCTGCTGCATGTGTGAAGAATATAAATGGGATGACCCGCAGGAGCCGATCCTGTGTCTGCTTGAGGACCGCAAGGAATACTGTCTTTTCCATGCACCGGGCGATTTGAAGGATCATGAAGCGCTTATGGATGCCGCCTGGGAGCGGGTGAACTGTGTGCTGGAAGCCAACGTCGGCCGGGGGGAAAATGATCAGATTTCATGTGATTTAAGCGGTACGGCCTTTGGTGAAGACGTGGATTTTGGCGGAATGGTCTTTTCTACAAGCGACTTCAGGGATGCCAAGTTCGGGGGGGAAGCCGACTTCATGAACGCCACGTTCGGGGGGAAAGCCAACTTCAGGAACGCCACGTTCGGGGGGAAAGCCGACTTATGGTACGCCAAGTTCGGGGGGGAGGCCAACTTCAGGTGCGCCAAGTTCGGGGGGAAAGCCTACTTCTGGAACGCCAAGTTCGGGGGGAAAGCCTACTTCAGGAACGCCAAGTTCGGGGGGGAAGCCTACTTCTGGAACACCAAGTTCGGGGGGAAAGCCTACTTCATGAACGCCACGTTTGAGGGGGAAGCCAACTTCTGGTACCCCGAGTTCGGGAGGAAAGCCTACTTCAGGAACGCCACGTTCGGGGGGGAAACCTCCTTCAGGAACGCCGAGTTCGGGGGGAAAACCTACTTCGGGAACGCCACGTTCGGGGAGAAAGCCAACTTCTGGTACGCCAAGTTCAGGGGGGAAGCCTACTTCACGAACGCCACGTTCGGGGGGGAAGCCAACTTCAGGTACGCCAAGTTCGAGAGCGAAGCTCAATTTCTTTTATCCACCTTTTCTTCTTTCATGATCGCTGACAAAACGGCCTTTGAAGATAAAACCTTGTTTGAAAAAGCCACGTTTCAAAAAAACGCCTCTTTTTCCCAGACCACATTCAAGGAAGTGTCCTTCCCTTTGTCCCGGTTTTACGAGGAGCCCGTCTTTGACCGGGCTGACCTTCGCATGGCCGAGCTGCTTGGTGCACCTGTAGAAGACTTTCGGCTCATGGCCTGCAAGCTGCCCACGCGACGCGGCAGGCGCATAACCTATGATGCGCGCAAGGTGAACGGAATTGGCTATTTTCCGCTGGACAACGTGAACACAGTTAGCACCCTAGAAGAAACTCCGCCGCCGGGGCACCTTGAAGACCTCTACCGCCGCCTGAAAAAAGTCGCCCGCCGGGAGTATGACGAGACGCTGGCCTCGGATTTCCATTATGCGGAAAAGGAGATGCAACGCCACCGAGGCTGGGACATGCTGACCAACTGCGAACGCACCCGGGAAAACAACCACGGCTTCTGTCTTCGCGACCGGGCGAGAGGGCTCGGACTCTGGCTTGTTCTATCCCTGTACCGCTTCATCAGCGGTTACGGCGAGTCGCCTCTGCGCGCCTTTGGGGCACTTATGTTGCTAGTCCTGCTCCCCGGCGCGCTCATGCACCCCCTGCCTGTTCATTTGCCGCTGTGGCTTGCCATTATCGGTTTGATGGCCTTTCCGAAGGGCTTTTTTCTCCCGTTTTGGCTTGGGGCAGCCTCTTTGTGGTTTCTTCCCCACATACCAAATTCATTGGAGAATCTGGACCTCGGCGCGAGCTGGTTGCATTTTATTCCGCTGGTGAAATTGCCAAAGGCGGCCGAATTCGACTGGCTGCCGAGGGCGCTCATGCTCTGCTCTCAGGTCGCCATCACCCTCCAGGCGGCGCTGTTCGGTTTCGCGCTGCGCAACAGGTTCCGGCGATAGGTGCGTTTTTCTTGAAACCACGACCCTTTTGTGTCAAATCTCCCGAAACGGAAAAATGCATCGAAAACAGCTTGAAAGGGGCAACGGTCATGGCTGACGAAAGCACCAAGCGGTTCCTTGAATGGATCGACGTTCTCGCCAAGGGCATCCTCGCAGGAGGCTCCCTCGGCGTCATCGCGGGATGGTTCGACCTCCTGCCCATGGCCCGCGGCGTGGCGCTCGGCGGGCTGGCCGGATGTCTGGCGGCCATCAACTTCAAGCAGCGCAGGGACGAGAAGCGCAAGAACGACAAGGACGCGTAATGCAACTCCGCGTCGTCCTCGCACTGTGCGCCACCCTCACCTTCTGGGCCTCGGCCTTTGTCGGCATTCGAGCGGCCCTGCCTGACTTCGATCCCGGCCACCTCGCCCTGCTGCGCTTCCTCTTCGCCTCGGCCGCCATGCTGGTCTACGCCTTCATCGCCAAAATCCGACTGCCGAGACTGCGCGACCTGCCCATCATCCTGCTGC is from Desulfovibrio oxyclinae DSM 11498 and encodes:
- a CDS encoding UvrD-helicase domain-containing protein, translating into MSELRQVKAAAGSGKTFQLTRRFLSLIDGADAEEQVRVCTRGPREGYSWPEILAVTFTNKAAAEMKERVVEALKQGALGKGDRALLPGHDPARDEAALRDILRRYHRLNIRTIDSLLALVLRLFALELRLDPAFDVVFDEGDLFEEVWADFITKCSRDEVERDQFAEMLGAMLRVESKKGFLLHEGIRDRVLSLVQFLRTVKQVDTDTEAMEAELKKANVRMKNAVAAMRKYIDDTGLAVNANFPKALAKLEPLGIYEELKSESTFLSKDFLTDCCNKKGVLMVDDAGERTYANLKAQWAEWKRLQTLYRSAISLAPAVEVAVGLLTGLADVERRQGTITGSAIAGYVAYLLQHPAVPEAFCRLGSRLHHLLVDEFQDTSRDQWAAITPLAEECLSKGGSLYYVGDVKQAIYGWRGGDADLFDEVAEQQGLAEMAGSDRSTLPDNWRSFREVVEFNNDFFKRLELGDAANDLANTLFSDSDIGFMTDFADTIRSDFSECAQGIAPKNRDTGGYVRMERLVGGDKSEVESQSVERLSELMDELSGRRALSDIAILVRSRKHADPVCDMLLQKNIPFITESSLRLDRHPVIRELAALLEYLDAPRNDAAFASFVTGTWLFLPESGLDAGDVFRLMAERGKGPLAARFRKEFPDAWANCVAPFLNRAGLMTPYDLTQEAVSAFRVLERHPDAELYVRRFLEVIHLAEERGFGSLTEFLDYWRENSEEEKVPLPGNIEAVRVMTMHKSKGLEFPVVIVPFHDWDAAPRGEFTVVSEGGMHLLTPLRKGLGRPYWRQTAKNCREQLNLLYVAWTRAAEELYGLWVETPPKGGPYPALEVVRHAFGDGEAVVERGERPVPETVGEKEPETPGQDIGPRNEPPEIGAWLPRMRVHRHTRDEFFYNERTRGDLAHLAFEHLRMTGNSDADAERAVLLALRGFPAIGGELRDRAHAEVKAMLLWAMETPELAQLLREGECEVEILGDDGEFKRLDLLHQTENMLTVLDFKTGPEPDIKHEKQVRDYLRLFDAMPEAPQNRRGLLAYLDRRELREVRER
- a CDS encoding PD-(D/E)XK nuclease family protein; translated protein: MEPIRIIPWTDRFVEGLGAELATRPDLHRHTVVFTHDRPRRYLREYFKQCPDLPRPCRMPEISHMGCFVQGIRDELSGPMRQANRLDRIELLYRTVHDLRREGRGLLGQLPELEREQFLPWGARLADLMEDLFRQDADPVDIRLAGGEVADYASALLEQLSAVHESYLDKLDRLGWTTPGLDLRFAAANTDAAAELFRDRRIVAAGFYALSRSEDMLMKSLWQRGLLEVWWHSDPELAEHRKGHWAVFEHRDWQRLWRAPVEVYGNATERTPDLRFVEGFDRHSQLKALGEELRAHPEHDDTAVVLPDPGALMPVLHHLPEEDVNISMGYPLDRTPLARLLDILIRLQENRDENGLYLWKDCVALLRHPFIRMLGGDEYRRTLHLHEGELRLGPARVDPRHWEPPFGEAPLDDVLPHAVEPVRREMLGTCLSGFATVETLAALADALEGLGRLLHEQGKDVLNAHLIDAECLYRLLQGTAPALRDTLASHEPFKQPVLFAMLRQELSAERVSFEPEPLSGMQVLGVLETRLLHFRKLILLDAVEERIPGTNPHDPLLPDTLRLELGLPGVRRRDYVAAYNFHRLIKGADEAVILYQSGENPGLLDSKSIRSRFVEQLLWEEEKKLGHVVEVGKSDLLRPVTMRSSAVPTDVPGIPVTEEIRAELLKRLEKKPLSPSRLDTYLRCPKLFFFEYMAGIREDSRPEDELSSHVGNAIHDTLESFLTPHLGRSVDVSGLGADILTSTFEEQLAENSVFRHLPFDVFETIRRTGRERLLSFLHSQGTATPLALEKGYEGSIEFDGRSIPFFGKLDRVDRRQGGIVILDYKTGTIKKPAAKFWEGELWDRMASHDPDAPDPLLLPDLYKSLGSVQLPAYLHIYKNDTGETPWDAALVELKDKGEEKPLFPKKWEEADRAEIIDDMIPRLLGFALRHMTAAQSFEAVTGRHCDWCAFRRSCGS
- the lhgO gene encoding L-2-hydroxyglutarate oxidase, producing the protein MKKHDVIICGAGIIGLCIARELVARGYRDILVMDKESHPGMHASGRNSGVLHAGIYYDPGTLKARMCLEGNRLMREYCRENSLPLFESGKVIVARNSSEVHTLFELERRATANGGNVEIIDERQLEELEPNARTAGKALHSPLTAVVDPKSILKSLVRDLERSGKVRFQWGSRFVKAGRNFITTDTDDLAYGLFINAAGAYSDKVAHSFGAGMDYRLIPFKGIYKTLRRPAADQIRGSIYPVPNINNPFLGVHFTRNVHGEVYLGPTAIPAFGRENYGLLRGIDAEAPAILWRDALMFLNNRKFRSVALEEPRKYLSSCFFSDACDLVKELRPEDVKDSPKAGIRPQLVNLRTHELVMDFMVEKVGNSVHVLNSISPAFTSAMSFSRMVTVEYIDK
- a CDS encoding NAD(P)H-dependent flavin oxidoreductase produces the protein MKLPTLKFGDLAAKMPIIQGGMGVGISLSGLASAVANQGGVGVIATSMIGMRDPQRAKDPHAADIRALTEEIRTAREKMNDGLLGVNIMCALTNFADMVSTSIKENVDIVFSGAGLPLDLPKYAREASDNLKQEVRTKLVPIVSSGRAAKIISKKWLSKYGYLPDGFVVEGPKAGGHLGFKPEEIDNPDYQLEKIVSDVVETVKPFEDQHGRAIPVIAAGGVYSGEDIGKYLALGASGVQMGTRFVATEECDADIEFKQAYVNAKQEDVGIIKSPVGLPGRAIMNNFLNSVSDGLRKPKKCVHKCLHSCAEENSPYCIAQALVNAYKGKLKHGFAFAGANAYLVDKIVTVQELMTSLSEEFDRRWSSVEEFGRDLAKKK
- the feoB gene encoding ferrous iron transport protein B; this encodes MQKITAAIAGNPNCGKTTLFNAITGARHHVGNWPGVTVEKKTGIVKHQGTDVELVDLPGTYSLTAYTQEELVARNFLAEERPEVVVDVLNAGALERNLYLAVQIKEMGVPLVLALNMMDEVRRSGKEIDTERLSELTGCPVVETVGRTGEGKGDLLAAAARHANENQGDWESLRISYGPDLDPVLEEMESMIAEAGLLTDLVPARWTGIKYLEHDEDVVLKGRMADSELSQRLEKMAAKVAEHTKKTLNAEPDAIIADYRYGFIAGIVKHVVRYPVLDEDRISMSDNIDRFLTHKFLGPIIMLGVIYMIYKVTFTVGEIPMGWLETFFGWLGDTVSGIMPEGLLKSLIVSGIIDGVGGVLGFVPLIMFMFLMISALEDSGYVARMAYMLDRVFRTFGLHGTSVLPFIVSGGIAGGCAVPGVMSARALRSPREKLATLFVAPYMTCGAKVPVFLMLAAAFFPKEGAGVMLTITLTAWAMALIVARILRWTVIKGESTPFVMELPPYRIPTLRGVLIHTWERTWEYARKAGTVILGISILLWALMTFPQMPQDRVEAYEAQRAEIAQKIETVEASGAQNQVAELESRIETLENEQAEEALRGTFAGQIGTALEGVTKWAGFNWRVNIALVGGFAAKEVIVSTMGTAYSLGEVDPEEARPLAERLSTDPGFSKAAGLAMIIFVLLYAPCFVTVVTMARESSWSWAMFSVIGSTTLAYGLAVIVYQVARNFV